One Brassica napus cultivar Da-Ae chromosome A1, Da-Ae, whole genome shotgun sequence genomic region harbors:
- the LOC106365691 gene encoding 36.4 kDa proline-rich protein-like, which translates to MVSLTHNISFLILLFLGVLALSFVCDCSPPKPSPDPHNPPKNPVKPPQSPAVKSPKPPTVKPPPSTPKPPMKPPTIKPPTHKPPPVVTSPTPCPASTLCPPPSPCPPPTPCPPPTPTPTPPVVTPPTPDPHVVTPPKPETCPIDTLKLGACVDILGGCIHMGIGKSYAKETCCPVLGGLFSMDAAICLCTTIEAKFFNMDLIIPIAIEILLDCGKPPPPGFKCKFDDIFG; encoded by the coding sequence ATGGTGTCTCTCACACACAACATATCCTTTCTCATTCTCTTGTTCCTCGGCGTCCTTGCCCTCTCCTTCGTTTGCGACTGTAGCCCTCCTAAACCATCACCGGATCCCCACAACCCGCCAAAAAATCCCGTCAAACCGCCTCAGTCACCTGCTGTCAAATCGCCAAAACCGCCCACCGTTAAACCACCTCCATCAACCCCTAAACCACCCATGAAACCGCCAACCATTAAACCACCGACCCACAAGCCTCCACCTGTGGTAACGTCGCCAACACCGTGCCCAGCATCAACACTGTGCCCACCACCGTCACCATGCCCACCACCAACACCGTGCCCACCACCAACACCAACACCAACTCCACCTGTCGTAACGCCGCCAACACCAGACCCACATGTTGTTACACCGCCAAAACCAGAGACTTGCCCAATCGACACGCTGAAATTAGGCGCTTGTGTGGACATTCTTGGAGGTTGCATTCACATGGGAATTGGTAAAAGCTACGCTAAGGAAACGTGTTGCCCGGTTTTGGGAGGTTTATTTAGCATGGACGCAGCCATTTGCCTATGTACTACCATTGAAGCCAAATTTTTCAATATGGACCTCATCATTCCCATTGCTATTGAGATTCTTCTCGACTGCGGAAAGCCTCCACCTCCTGGCTTCAAATGTAAGTTTGATGATATTTTTGGGTAA
- the LOC106345534 gene encoding proteasome subunit alpha type-4-A, producing MSRRYDSRTTIFSPEGRLYQVEYAMEAIGNAGSAIGILSKDGVVLIGEKKVTSKLLQTSTSSEKMYKIDDHVACAVAGIMSDANILINTARVQAQRYTFMYQEPMPVEQLVQSLCDTKQGYTQFGGLRPFGVSFLFAGWDKNHGFQLYMSDPSGNYGGWKAAAVGANNQAAQSILKQDYKDDATREEAVELALKVLSKTMDSTSLTSEKLELAEVFLTPSGSVKYHVHSPDSLTKLLVKHGVTQPAAESS from the coding sequence ATGTCTCGAAGATATGATAGCCGCACCACAATCTTCTCCCCAGAAGGCCGTCTCTACCAAGTCGAGTACGCCATGGAGGCCATTGGCAACGCCGGCTCCGCCATCGGTATCTTATCCAAAGACGGCGTCGTTTTAATCGGCGAGAAGAAAGTCACCTCCAAGCTTCTCCAAACCTCCACCTCCTCTGAGAAAATGTACAAGATCGACGACCACGTCGCCTGTGCTGTCGCTGGTATCATGTCTGACGCCAACATCCTCATCAACACTGCTAGAGTCCAAGCTCAACGCTACACCTTCATGTACCAGGAGCCCATGCCTGTTGAGCAGCTTGTTCAGTCTCTCTGTGATACAAAGCAAGGGTACACGCAGTTCGGTGGTCTTCGTCCCTTTGGAGTTTCGTTTCTTTTTGCAGGGTGGGACAAGAACCATGGGTTTCAGCTGTATATGAGTGACCCCAGTGGGAACTACGGTGGCTGGAAAGCTGCGGCTGTGGGAGCTAACAACCAGGCGGCTCAGTCTATTCTGAAACAAGATTACAAGGATGATGCAACTAGAGAAGAGGCGGTGGAGCTTGCTCTGAAGGTTTTGAGCAAGACCATGGACAGCACTAGCTTGACGTCGGAGAAGCTTGAGCTTGCTGAGGTGTTTCTGACACCGTCAGGGAGTGTTAAGTACCATGTTCACTCTCCTGACTCGCTCACCAAGCTGTTGGTGAAGCACGGTGTGACTCAGCCCGCTGCTGAATCATCCTAA